TTACATTTACCTCCACTCCCCAAAtttacacacacccagcccactagcgaaaTCCCCAATCAAAGCTGGCAAAGCAGAAAAATATGGCagcgacttcaggagaatatggtgttgttgatactggcgAGCTCTTCATCTTCAGACTTTGCTAGCTACTGGAAAACTGGTTGCAACGTAAACCAAGCCTCACGACAGAAGCTTTTTCCTGTACCAGTGACTAAACAGATCAAACAGAAATCCGTGCTAGTTTAAAAGCTAACACTTTTAAGGTTAAAAGCTAACACTTTTTTACTACCTGTTTGTTGATACTGTTGATACTGTTGATACTTCAGCTGAAGACATTACACATCAGAAGGAAAAACACTGGCTTGTTTTTTGGCCGGTAAGGCTAGTGGGGGCAAGAGAGTGGGGGCAAGGCTGAAAGCTAACCAATTACAATGTCTTCAGAATGTTAGCAGCACactgcgctgagaggacacagcgagaggacagcagcactttCCAGTAATACTCTGGAATAAATGCAGCTTATTGTCTCTCCAAGccctttgtaaaaaaaaaaaatcagcatgtttgattcaaaataacagggttgcaCATATGCTTACgaaccacatctgagcatttttcaccccaactaaaatcacatatttattattaatacatcaAACTACTTCaaacactcaataaatgcattctttggcaccttcATGTTGCTAAAATAGTTACCATTTATGGAGGCACAAGGTTTTGTTCCGAcagcaatatatataaaaactccATGAACGGGTCATTGTTGACATCCTGGCTATAGCCATTCCCCCTGAACTGTAGTTCTATGTCCAATCTTTGAACCCTCATCATCTTGGGAGGTATTCCTGAGGCAGGCCTGTATGGTTGCTGGCTCTAAGGGCCTGGTCCACGGCCCCAATATAACCATCAATCAGCCTCCTCATGTCTGGGGTAAAGGGATCAAAAGAGGGTCGATGGGCTCCAGAGCGTTTAAAGTGTCCATCCTTGTTGTTTTCGGCACATAAGAGGCGCTCGTCGCTGGTGGTGATGTTGAGAAAGGTGGTGATGGAGCGCAGCCTGGGTACCAGTGACTCCTGCAGCTCCTCATAATGAACCACCAGCAGCCTCCGGCCAAAGCGGAGCCAGTCCAGCACATGGGACGCCCACCAGGACGCATAACTGCCCACAAACTCTGGCCACTCTGCAAAGATGAAGACAGATCAGAGAGTTCTCAATGATAAATGATgaagtgcattttttttttttttttttttttttttttttttttttttttcccaacgAAATCGAGTTAAATGAGTGCTCTTCTACAGAATGAAGAGCTCTGGCTGATGGATGACCCTAAAGTCATTTTTTTTCTACTAATTGAAGAGTTCTGAATGATAAACAGTGACAAGTCTTGTTTTCTTAATGATAAACCTCCTTAAATATCTTATTTTCTGCACAATACGGGGCTCTCAATGATAATCAGAGACACACAGAACTGCCCTTTCTACATAATCCAGACTTCCCAGTGAGAAACAGACATaaaaggtctttttttttctacacaTTCAAGAGTTATTCCGTCCTTATTTGTCTCTGTTGTCATTAATTAAATTTTGCAAATCCATTCAAATTGGCTTACTGCCTTTTGCATTACTGAGGGATAACAGCATTGATCCAGGTAATACTGAATGTGATTTTTTTGGCACACTGGGACAAGCCCATTAGATCTTCTTGCCAATAAGACAATAAAAGAATGCTGTGTGGCAGTGATACCTTTGCTCTTCCAGTGCTGGTCAGAGGCATAGCCAAGGTGGCCAGCACACTTGCGGTTAAACTCTGCCATGAGAGAGCGGTAGGGGTTCCTGATGAGCAAGATGGCTGAGTCATACATCTCTATGTCCCTCTTGCTGCTCTCGTGCGTCTTCACACAGATGGTCCGTCCACTTTTCCAGTAATCTTTCTCGCCCTTGAAGCCTGCACAGAAGGAGGGAATGGAAGCTTAGGATGTGGAGCCAACACCATGTGGTGAACGCTCAGCGCCATGTCGcaatccaaacacacacacacacacacacacacacacacacacattttgaaaAGGCACAAACGCAAATGCAAAGGAATGAGCTCCCCTTCACACCAACCCCTTGTCAAGCTAGTGAtggatatataaataaaaagagtGTGACTTTGAAGGCAGGTCAAATtctttaatgaaaaacatgacTTACAAGAAAGTTGTGATTTAAATGTTGAAAGTCTGGAGAGTGCAAATGGGCTGAAGGTTAGTCTTGCCTACAAACTGCATATTACAATGACAAACAGTGAATCTATGGGGGCTGatgtaaaataaatagaaaattaAAGAGCAAGTGTGAAGTGATGAATAGTGATGAGTCAATTAGTAAAAAATCCATACTAGAGAAGCTACTTCAATGTCAAACAGACCCAATTCTGTATTTGCCTGCTCAAATGAATCGTAATGTCAACAGCTCATCATTTTTGATCAGTCCGTTGCATGAAACTTGGGGTACTTTTTTGCTGGAATGCTTTTAGACAGTAATACCCCTATTGTACCATGGTCAAGAGCCCTTCAAGGTTCAattatggctcggctcgaccggCCATCCCTCAAAAATCCAccaaagacaagcgtccaggttttttctgtcctggcaccaaagtggtggaacgaacttcccctgggtgtccgaacagacgagtcgcttgctgtcttcaaacgcagactgaagacccttctcttccaagaatacttgggcgaatagcagagtggtctccttactgacttgtttttagtagtgtctaaacttagaggtatctttgaattattagccttttcaaactagctgaagATTTTcctgggtaaatagcaaagcacttttgtaagtcgctctggatgtaatcttaaatgtaaatgtaatgctgcgctcttaaggtgcttttgaatgtttttttggctaatgccatagaagaaccacttttggttccataaagaagaaTATTTGCAACAGATCTAAAGGTTCCTTACCAGTATAAAGGTCCTTCATACTGACCCATCTCTATTACAGACATGCTTCTTCATGaacccaaaaaaacaagcaGTTCTTCTATGTCATTGGTCAAAGAACCAAgcaaagcacctttattttgaacgCTCTACACTCATCCACCATTACAAACATAAGCACCATCTGCCTAATAGTGTGTAGGTCCcctttgtgctgccacaactGATCTGACCACTCGAAGCTtggaagttgtgaggtagggcctccatggtcgcatcaatgagccttaggtgcccatgacctagTCGCCACTTTGCGGTGGTACCTTCTTGGACCACTTCTTATAGGTACGGACCTCTGCATACCAGTAAAATCTAAGACCTGTCTGATTTTGCCTGTTTTAACACATcagactgtttacttgctgcctaatataacCACCCCTTGACGCCTTGCCATTGTAGATGAAGATACTTTTACATTTAGTGTTAACTGCCTGTCAGTGGCGCTAATGTTGTTTATAACGCATTCTACTATAGAAATTAATCAAACTTTACAGGTTGTttgaaaaacacaagaaaaagctTCTTACCTCTATTATAAAGGGTTCCATCAAAGTAGTAGCTGCCTGTGTAAAATCCAGTGGCTAGCTCAATCAGGTGCCTAACCCAGGTGTTTCCTGCTCCAGGGAAACTGGATAGTGCCACCAGCCAACTGGACTTCTCAGGCAGGAACCTCCTCTCAGTACATCTTGAGTCTGAGGAATGAtgataactgaataaataaacacatttactaCTGTCCATTTAAAACCCTAGACTGTCACGGTCTAGAAAAATGCACAGTGATTACTTCATGATGCAAATCACTGGTAACACTCCAGAACACAACGGTCATATTAAACTGTTAAACATCTAAACCTGCCTGCCTTGTTCTGGAACAACAGTCTGTGGACAGATAAAATCCTGTTTAAATAGTGAGAAGACCAATAATAGAAAAGAGTAGATCATGATCCGAAGCATAAccgccaaacatggtggaggcactgttaagGCACGGGCCAGtatggctgccaatggaactgggtcactggtatTTACTGATTATATGATCACTGATAGAAGTAGCatgatgaattctgaagtgtatagtCCATCcgttctgctcagattcagtcaaatatTGCAAAACTGACAGGGTGCTGCTTTACAGTACTGATGGATAACCCAACCCAAGATCTTAAGACAAAGAAATGCAATGTCCTTCAATGGCagagtcagtcacctgacctcgaCCTGATTTACGTAGCTTTTCACCAACTGAAGACACAACTGTGGCAGAAACACCCACAAAAAAGCAGCACCTCAAGGTGACtacagtaaaggcctggcaaaagCGTCTCAACACAGGAAACatgatgtccatgggttccaaaCTTTTTAGAATTCCTAGCTTGTCCATTTACTTTTGAgactgaatattttatattttaatggatctgaTTTTGGCTATTTTAACctctgttttaaacactgtgtgcagagcgccatctggtggctTTAAGGTGctattaacagacattattgccCAGCCGGCAGCAGTGTGGACATCGTTCTCTTTTTTTAACCAGCACTAAAGAGCACATTCAGAACGGAGCGGAGGCTAACAACATAGCTTAAACAACAACACATTTCAGCCCACAGTGTGAACTACTACCCACAAACGCACAGAGGAAGGGACCTGACTGCAGcgttttaaaggagctgggagctgattggtcaggaagaagagtcagactggattataagatatcaaacacactataaaacagtcattttaagaaaagtgcataatgtctcattatagaaactgcttTTTTACTGAacgtattaatcagcagcttatcatatctaaactgtgtggctgtattatttgtAAAAATACATAGATTGGATCGTATAGGCTAATATCAGgtgcaaaataacctgatcgggACATCACTACAACAATGTCAAAATACAGTGTCCGTATTTAATGCAAGAACACTGACACTGACCTACAGTACTAGAGATATCTGTACCAGCCAGAGTCTTGGGCTCCATCTAAACACAGCCCTTTAATATCAACATTAAAATCTTTTTATGTAATGATTAGTTTCCAAAACAAAGAAATGCaatattttaaacaaatctGAATTTAATTGTGCCATCTGTTTCTTACCCTGCACAGGCGTCTGGTAGACCTGGAGGAAATACGAACTGGGTTTCGAGGTTGGCAGGCTGCTGTTAACCAGGGCGCAGTGTTCTTCATCCACTGGCTCATGGAGAGAGAACTGTGGAGTGGCATAGCCACAGAAACAGTCTGGTCTGCTCAGCATGGCTAAAGGAAACTCCTAATGAGAGAGAAATTCTGCATTAATGTGTGCGGGAGGGAAACCGTGCATCGTTTTTCTGCTTAGGGCTATGTGTTCAGAGCTCCGCAGCCAATATCTCATTCTTCCATTTACTCAGTTCTATCCCAAAATGTACCCACAGTACAATATCTACTGCATTtgaacctttatttatttaaactgaGCTCCTTCGCCTTGCTGTGTATCATCACATCAAATCACATCTATTTTTGGATCCCATTAAGTGAGAGCCTTTTCAAACGCTGCAATTAGTTTCTCAGTTGACAATCAATTGACCCTGTTGGCAGAGCGTAACAAAGAATGTCTATCTGATGAAGGGGGCTACGATTACACTGCAATCACAGCATTCAAGTAGTGTGCAAGATTGATTATGGCGTGAATTGATTCTCTTAAGGGCCACATTAATGTTTAAACAAGCAGATTGTTTTCAGAAGGCTGCGGCAAAAATCAAACTTTCATCCACAGTACCTAGAGAAGAACATTAGCCAGAACACGGACCCCCAGGAGAACAGCCAATCAATGCTAATCTTCCACTGATTTAGGCCAAAGAAAGAAGCCGAGAGTGAGTGGGGACCTGGGGACGAAGAGGAGGGGGCAGAGGAGAGAACGGAGACTGACCTTGTCCATGCAGGCCTCGATGCACGTCTGAGACGTAAGGTTGGGCTGGACCACGTGGACCAGAGCAGCTGCCGTGGTGTTATCTGGTCTCTTGAAGCAGCCGCGATAACGCACGTTTCTGTCTGAAGCCAGAGACAGGGAAATGCAAAGGTTATGAACTGACCAtgaatgttaataataattttgtattAACAAATTAATAATATTGTCCTTGGAGAGACTATAGCTGATATTTTTGTGGTTGATTATTTTTGTGTTAGTCACTGTCTGCCCTTCATTAGTGGTCAGCTTTTAACCACCAGCACTGGTAGCAATTCTCACCCAAGCTGTGACAATGAAGTGCTCAAAATCCACAGGAATACACTCGAACCAGTGCCATGAACACCAGCCTGGCATCGGTAGTGGACAGTAATGAAATACAGCTTGTTTTTtcaggtacactatatggacaaaagtactgggacacctgctcattcattgtttcttctgaaattacggctattaaaatgtttttatcctgcttttgttggagtaactgtttctactgtccagggaagaaggctttctacattTTTGGGggggagcattactgtgaggatctgattggattcagagcattagtgaggtcaggattttggatgatcactacctcacctcattcccaactcatcccaaaagtattggattcttccactgtgccacagctcaatactttggggctttatacccctctagcagatgcctggcattagacattgtgccaataggttcatgtttatctgttctagAAAGTCCTGTttgtgggtgtccacaaacatttggacatatagtgtatatattacaAAATCTCTAATTTTACTCAAGTATAGGATTTGTGTAGTTTTCGAGTTTTGTACACTATTAGTATGTCAGTCTCATTGATAAGTTGAAGATTTCATCAGTATCTTTTCAGCTGTTGGTCTTTTCCTTGATGAAGGGGACAGATGGTGGCACCCAAACTGTGCATCAATGGCCAGTAAGTGTAAGTATCAGGTAGATTCAATGCTATCAACACCgatttaaaaaaacatgccattatTCTAGCAAAAAACATGATCCACTAGTCCCAACCATGGTCGACTAATGGTATCCTACAAAAATAGTCATATTAGAACAGTATGCAGTATGTTTTCAGTCCTAATTGTCCTCAAGGTTGCATAACCATTACAAAACACAGGCCAGCTGAAGCCATGGCTGCATATCTAAACCACCAGGAGCACAGTAATGATGAATTAGGAATGTTAAAACCTAATCTCACACAGTAGTTTAATACTTGGTTAGTTCTTTGCTCTTTCTTATAGCATTGACTCCAGAAGAAGATTTCTGGTCCATGCTGACATGATTGTCATGCAATTCCTGCATATATTTCAGGATAActttcatgctgtgaatctcTGGTTCGA
The sequence above is drawn from the Salminus brasiliensis chromosome 11, fSalBra1.hap2, whole genome shotgun sequence genome and encodes:
- the LOC140565582 gene encoding sialate:O-sulfotransferase 1, with the translated sequence MAKPFYRLQRFLRRTQLLFLFLGVAYIMAGSVLLLQRSGLVISQRGSSSSFLIPPSLPSPPRALEPPALRTGYGMMGPRFSIKGYQGSQSEDWSGPQWLMSRNQEIRHLRRRWFHSLMSEQDTTRVERASLKRKVRHKGTYIGCFLDDAKDRALKGMVFYDFRKMTSTLCQDTCTESGYQYAGLEYGSECYCGNRITSARMKEEECNLDCKGEKGSICGGVARLSVYKVEEVLPGQRRYRNVRYRGCFKRPDNTTAAALVHVVQPNLTSQTCIEACMDKEFPLAMLSRPDCFCGYATPQFSLHEPVDEEHCALVNSSLPTSKPSSYFLQVYQTPVQDSRCTERRFLPEKSSWLVALSSFPGAGNTWVRHLIELATGFYTGSYYFDGTLYNRGFKGEKDYWKSGRTICVKTHESSKRDIEMYDSAILLIRNPYRSLMAEFNRKCAGHLGYASDQHWKSKEWPEFVGSYASWWASHVLDWLRFGRRLLVVHYEELQESLVPRLRSITTFLNITTSDERLLCAENNKDGHFKRSGAHRPSFDPFTPDMRRLIDGYIGAVDQALRASNHTGLPQEYLPR